The following nucleotide sequence is from Gordonia jinghuaiqii.
CGGATCGACCGGCTCGACGTCACCGCGATACCGCTCGGTGGCACGCGCGTCGAGGAGATGAGCCGGACCCGAGGCGACGTCGTCGATCGTCGCCACCGGCAGACGATCCGGGGTCAGGGTCACGCGACCCGCACGCGGGGTGCCGCCGTCGCCCGTCGTCGTCCGCAGTCCCTCGCCGCGCCAGGCCGCGAGTCCGCCGTCGAGCAGGCGGACATCGGCGACCCCGGCCCACCGAAGCAACCACCACGCGCGGGCTGCGGCCAGGTTGCCCGAGTCGTCGTAGACCACCACCGGGACGCCGTCGTTGATCCCCCATCGTCGCGCTGCCTCTTGCAGGTCTGCCGGCGCGGGCAACGGGTGGCGACCACCGACCGGCCCCGACGGAGGCGCGGCGAGTTCGGTGTCGAGGTCGACGTAGACCGCCCCGGGGATATGGCCTTCGCGATAGGCCGCGCGACCGTCGAAGTCACCGAGCTGCCACCGCACGTCCAGGACCACGGGCGGCGTGCCGAGCAGCATCTCGGCCAGGTCGAGCGGGCTGATCAGGACATCGCGCATGGCCGCGAGGGTACCAACGACGCCCGATGGAACAATGGGGACCGATCCCGCCCGACCCGGGCGTCGAACGTTTCACAACAATCAAGGGGTCCCCGCGTGGCGCTGTTTCCTGCGGTCGTCTTCGGCCTGCTCACCTTCTGGCTGCATCGCCGGCTGGTCCGCGCGACCGCGCTGGCCCGGCCGTGGTCGATCGTGGTCGACATCGTCCTGGTGGGGATGTGGGCACTCGCGCTCATCGGGTTCGCGTCCGGACGCGCGCTGGACCCGTCGTGGGCGCGGCCGGTCGGGACGATCGGCCTGATCTGGCTCGCGACCTTCTTCTACCTGTTCCTCGGCTTGGCGATCATCGGTCTGATCTCGTTCGGTGCGCACCTGATCCGCTGGGCGCGACGCCGCCTCGGTGGTGTGCAGGACACGCCCCAGCTCGCCGGACGCCGCCTACGACGGATTCGGATCGCCACCTCGACCGTGGTCGTGGTGGCACTCGCGGTCACCGGCTACGGAGTGTGGGAGGCCTCGCGCCCGCAGGTGGTCGAGGTCAGCGCCACCCTCGATGATCTACCCGAGCAGTTCGACGGCCTGCGCATCGCCGTGGTGTCCGACCTCCATGTCGGCCCGGCGCGCGACGCGTCGTTCACCCGCGGCGTCGTCGACAAGATCAATGAGCAGCACCCGGACCTGGTGGTCCTCGTCGGCGACCTCACCGACGGCACCATCCCGCACGTCCGCGACACCCTCGCACCTCTCGCCGACCTGAAGGCACCGCTGGGCGTCTTCGGGGTCAGCGGCAACCACGAGTACTACGCCGACGACGGCGGACGGTGGCTCGACGTCTGGGAGGAATACGGGGTGCGCACGCTGAGAAACTCCCGCGTCCCGCTCGAGCGCAACGGTGCCACCATCGAGCTCGCCGGGGTCTACGACGCCACCGCACCGGAGCCGTACGAGCCGGATCTGCCTGCCGCGCTTGCCGGTTCCTCGCCCGACGACTTCGTGCTCCTGCTCGCGCATCAGCCCAAGCAAGCCGTCGAAGCGTCCGACCTCGGCGTCGACCTGCAGTTCTCGGGCCACACCCATGGCGGCCAGCTCTGGCCGATCCGCTATCTCGTCCCGCTGCAACAGCCGTCGGTCATCGGTCTGGACGAGGTCGGCGACACCACGCTGTACACGACCCGCGGCGCCGGGGCCTGGGGCCCGCCCGTGCGCGTCCTCGCGCCGCCGGAGATCACGATTCTCACGCTCGGCTCCGCCGGCTGACACACGACTTCAGCGCACAAAATCCGTTCGCGCTCACCCTTTTCGAGTGAGCGCGAACGGATCGTGTGATCTGCCCCGCCGGCCGAGTGGGCCCGAGGGCCGTATCGAGGTCAGGCGTTGACGTCCGACGGGTGCGTCGCGAGCGGCGTCACCTTGATGTCCATGTACGGGAACAACGGCAGGCCCGACAGCACGGTGTGCAGCTCATCGTTGGATTCGACGTCGAAGATCGAGTAATTGGAGTACTCGCCCACGATCCGCCAGATGTGCGGCCACTTGCCGGAGCGCTGGAGGTCCTGCGAGTACGCCTTCTCCCGCGCGACGGTGTCAGCACGTACATCCGGGTCGAGATCGTCGGGGATGTTGACGTCCATCCGCACGTGGAACAGCATTACTTCGCCGGATCCAGGACGAAGTCGTAGTCGACCGTGAAGCCGCCCTTGCCGTCTTCCTTCGGGTCGAGGATCAGCTCGGGCTTCACGGCGCTGGCGACGTCGTCGTCGTTGTGCGCGTCACCGGGGAAGTACAGCTGCGCGGTGAGCTGCTCGTGGCCGGGCGCCGACACCTTGAGGTGCAGGTGCGCGGGACGCCAGGGGTGCCAGCCCGCTGCCGAGATCATCTTTCCGCACGAACCGTCGGTCGGGATCATGTACGGCGCCGGACGGATCGTGGTGATCTCGAAGCGGCCCTCGTCGTCGGCGGTGAAGGTCGCACGCAGGTTCCACTCCGGGATACCCGGCGCGAACTGCGAGTAGAAGCCGTCGTCGTCGGCGTGCCACAGCTCGACCTTGGCACCGGCGAGCGGGGTGCCATCGCACGAACGGACCTGGCCGCTCCACAGCAGCGGATCGCCCTTCTCGTTCTCGCGCATCGGCACGGCACCCTTGGAGCCCTGCTCGGGCGCGTTCGGCACGTAGTACGGGCCCTCGATGCTGCCCTTGTTGCCCTCACGGTGCTCGGTCGCCACATCCTCGACGACGTGCTCGACCCACACGTCGAGGAAGAGCGGCCACTCACCGTCTTCACCGACGTTGATGAGCCATGCCTTGAGGGCGTTGTACTCGTCGTAGGTCACCTTGTGCTTGCGGATCGTGGCGTGGACGCCTTCGAGGACCTCGTTGATGAGGGTGGCCACCCGCTCCGGCGGCGTGTTCTTGACGGCCTCGAAGGGCGACTTGTCGGCGTGGAACCGCTCGGTGGCGGACGCGCCGGAAGCGGCAGCGGTGGCGACCTGGTCGGTGTGCTCGGTTGTGGTCATGACATCTCTCCTTGCTGTTCTTCGTGGGGCTGCCACGAAATGGATTGGTGCGGTTCGGGTTCAGCTGTCGGTGCGGTAGCGCTCGAGTTTGTCCGGGTCGATCTCGAAGCCGATGCCCGGTGCGGTCGACCGGTGCAGGTGACCGTCGCGGATCTGCAACGACTCGGTCAGCAGGTCATCGCTCATGTCGAGGAAGTTCGACAGTTCACCCGCGTAGCGCGAGGTCAGCTCGAAGGCGCTGCCGAAGGCGAGGGCGCAAGCCGTCCCGACCTGTCCGTCGATCTGATTGCCCATCACCACCGGCACCCCGAGCCCCTCCGCGAGGTGATGGGTCCGACGCGAGGTGGTGAAACCGGTACGGGCGGTCTTGATGCTGATCGCGGTCGCGGAGCGACCGAGGATCTCACGCGTCACGTCGGCCGGGGTCGGCACCGACTCGTCGGCGATGAACGGCACGTCGAGCTGCTCGACGAGCCACCGGCGGCCGAGCACATCGGCTGCGTCGCAGAGTTCTTCGGCGAACAGCAGGTCGAGGTCGGCCATCTCCCTCATCGCCCGCAGCGATTCTGCCGCGGTCCAGCCACGGTTGCCGTCGACGTACAGCTCGACCTCGTCGCCGAAACGTTCGCGCAGTGCGCGCACGACCGCGGTGTCGAGGGTGACGGGATGCCGGCCGACCTTCACCTTGAAGGTGTGGATTCCGTAGGTCTCGACCATCTTCTCGGCTTCGGCGACCATCGCGGCGGGTTCGGCGAAACCGAGCATGTGGCTCACGCGCATCCGGTCGGTGAAACCGCCGAGCATGTCACCCACCGGGAGTCCCAGGACTTTGCCGAGCGCATCCCAGATCGCCATGTCCACAGCGGATTTGGCGGCCGGATTGCCGACCGTCTTGGCGAGGCGGGCGGCGACCACCTCACGTTCGAGAAGGGTGAGACCCACGATCGCCGGAGCGAAGATGGTGTTGATCACGGCGAGGATGCCGTCTTGCGTCTCCCCGTAGGTGAACGGGCGCGGAGGCGCCTCGGCGACGCCGACCACACCCGCATCGGTGTGCACGCGCACCAGCACGTGATTCGCCTCGTACACCTCGCCGGAGGCGAACTTGAGCGGTTTCACGTACGGGATCGCGAATGGAATTGCCTCTACGCGTGTGATTTTCATGATCCATCTCCAAACTTGGCGCTGAGCGCAGCATCGATCGGGCGGGCCTGAGCGGGGTGGACGGTGCCGGGACGGACGGTGCCGGGGTGGATGGCGAAGGCCGCCGCGATCACGTCGGCCACCGCACCGATGACGGGGTCTGCGCCTCCGGCGCGCCAGGCCAGGGCGACCTCGACGGTGTCGGCGTCGACGAGATCCCGCACGACGAGCCCGTCGAGCGGTAGTGACCGCACCGAGGCCGGGAGCACCGAGACCCCGAGTCCCGCCGCGACGAGGGCCAGCAGCACCGCGGTACCGGACGCCTCATGCGCGCGATCCGGCACGAAGCCCGCCGCGCGACAGGCCCTCATCGCGGCCTCGTTGACCGCGGAGTCACGGCTGTCGTACATCACGAACGGCTCGTTGCGCAGATCGGTGACGGAGACGACCGGCTCGACGGCGAGGCGGTGATCGACCGACACCGCGAGCACCATGGGCTCGACGTCGATGACCCGCATCTCGATGTCCTCGCCGACTGTCGGCGGACGCAGCACCCCGAGGTCGAGAGTCCCGGTGCGGATGGCCTCACACTGAACCGGCGTGAGCATGTCGGAGGAGATGCGGAGATCCACATCCGGCAACTCCCGCTTGACCACCCGCGCGATACGCGGCAGGTGCGAGAAGGCGGCGATGCCGGTGAGGCCGAGACGTACCAGCCCGCTGCGGCCGGCCGCGATTCGGCGAACCCCGTCCACGGCGTCGTCCACCCCGGCCAGGATCCGTTCGGCCTGAACCCTCAGGTATTCCCCTGCCGGTGTCAGCGACACCTGCCGGGTGGTCCGGGTGAACAGCGTGACATCGAGCTCGGATTCGAGCTGGCGGATGGCGTACGACAGCGCGGGCTGCGCGACATGCAGGGACGCCGCAGCCTGGCCGAAGTGGCATGTGTCGGCCACCGCGGCGAAGTAACGCAAGTGCCGTAGCTCCATGACCTGGCCTTATCTGGTACCCGTACGCGATTGGGACCCGGCATGTGACCGGGACCACGCCTCTACGGTAAGGCCAGAGATACATACATGACAATGACACAATTTGTACTTATTCATGGATTCTGGTTATCAATGAGGTACTGGGTCAGGACTGGTGATTTGCCTAGTGTGATCGCCGACACGTGATGCGAGAGTGCAAAGAGCACCCACATCTGGAGGTACAAGACATGACCGCGTCCGTAACGGAACACCTGCACCACGTGAACTCTGTCCTCGGCGACGCGGTCGTCGACGACAAGGAATCCGGCGTCTACCGTGCCAACCGAAGGATCTTCACCGACGAGGACATCTTCGAGCTGGAGATGAAGCACATCTTCGAGGGCAACTGGATCTACCTGGCCCACGAGAGCCAGCTTCCCGATCCGGGCGACTACTTCACCACCTACATCGGCCGGCAGCCGGTGGTCATCACCCGCGACAAGAGCGGCGAGCTGCACTGCCTGATCAATGCCTGCGCCCACCGCGGCGCCATGGTCTGCCGTCGCAAGACCGACAACCGGATGACCCTCACCTGCCCCTTCCACGGCTGGACGTTCCGCAACGACGGCACCCTCCTGAAGGTCAAGGACCCCGACGGCGCCGGCTACCCGGACACCTTCGACGTCGACGGCTCGCACAACATGACCAAGGTCGCCCGCTTCGACAGCTACCGCGGTTTTCTGTTCGGCAGCCTGAACGACGACGTGACCTCGCTCGAGGACCACCTCGGTGACACCCGCATCGTCATCGACATGCTCGTCGACCAGTCCCCCGATGGCCTCGAAGTGCTGCGCGGAGCATCGACCTACACCTACGACGGCAACTGGAAGGTCCAGGCGGAGAACGGTGCCGACGGTTATCACGTCACCGCCACGCACTGGAACTATGCGGCCACCACGTCGCGGCGTGGCACGGGTGAGTCGAAGAACGACACCAAGGCGCTCGACGCCGGTGGGTGGGGAAAATCAGGCGGCGGCTACTGGTCGTACCCCAATGGCCATCTGTGCCTGTGGACCTGGGCGGCCAACCCGCAGGACCGGCCCCTCTGGGACAAGATGGACGAGCTGAAGGACAAGTTCGGCGATGCCAAGGGCGAGTTCATGGTGAAGGGTTCGCGCAACCTCTGCCTGTACCCGAATGTGTATCTGATGGATCAGTTCTCCACGCAGATCCGCCACTTCCGGCCGATCGCGCCGGACAAGACCGAGGTGACGATCTACTGCATCGCACCCAAGGGCGAGAGCGATTCGGCTCGCGCACACCGCATCCGTCAGTACGAGGACTTCTTCAACGCCTCCGGCATGGCCACCCCCGATGATCTGGAGGAGTTCCGCTCCTGCCAGCTCACGTTCCGGGCGCAGGCAGCTCCGTGGAACGACATGAGCCGCGGAGCGCAGCACTGGCTGACCGGGCCCGACGACGTCGCCAAGACGCTCGGCATGACCGGCGTCATCTCGGCGGGCGTCAAGAACGAGGACGAGGGCCTGTACCCCGTTCAGCACGGCTACTGGCTGGAGACCATGCGCGCCGCCGCTGCCGCCGAAGAAGCAGCGATCGCCGACCGGCACTGAGCCGGATCAGACCCAAAGGGAAGACGATGACCACCGCAGACACGAATCCCACCACAGACGCACATGCCACGGCGGCGGGCACCGAATCCGGCGCCGGCGGAAAACTGATCACCCAGAACATGATCGAGCAGTTCCTCTACCGCGAGGCGCGCTACCTCGACGACCGTGAGTTCGAGAAGTGGCTCGAGTGTTATGCCGACGACGTCGTCTACTGGATGCCGTCGTGGGACGACGCCGACCGTCTCACCGAGGACCCGCAGCGCGAGATCTCGCTCATCTACTACGGCAACAAGGGCGGCCTCGAGGACCGGGTCTTCCGTATCCGGACCGAACGGTCCTCGGCGACATCGCTGCCGGAGGCCCGGACGAGTCACAACATCAGCAACGTCGAGGTCATCGAACGTCGCGGGGATCTGGTCGACGTCCGATTCAACTGGCACACGATGTATTTCCGCTACAACACCATCGACCCGTACTACGGCACATCGTTCTACACGATCGACTTCTCCGGCGCGCAACCCCTGATCCGGCGCAAGACGATCGTGCTGAAGAACGACTACATCCACCACGTGGTGGACGTGTATCACTTCTGACCCCGTGCCCGTCTGACCGTATTTCTGTCCGACCATCTGCCCCGGAACCCACCGAGACGATCGACCACGAGGACCCGTCCATGACTGTCATCACCGACGCGGGTGCCGGCACCACCGCCCACACCGACGCGAACACCCACCAGGTGGCGCTGTCCTTCGAGGACGGGGTCACCCGGTTCATCACCTGCCGCGAGGACCAGACCGTCGCCGACGCGTCGTACCGGCAGCGCATCAACATCCCGCTCGACTGTCGGGACGGAGCCTGCGGAACCTGTAAGGCGTTCTGCGAGTCGGGCGATTACGACGGCGGCACCTACATCGACGATGCGCTCTCCGAGGACGAGTCCGCCGAAGGTTATGCACTCCCCTGCTGCATGAAGCCCAAATCGGATCTGGTGCTGCAGATCTCGGCGACCTCGGAGATCGCGAAGACCCAGGCCTCGAGTTTCACCGGCACCGTCGTCGAACTGGAACGTCTCTCCGAGTCGACGATGCGCCTGGGAATCCGCATCGAGAACCGCGGCCAGTTGGCCTTCCTGCCAGGGCAGTACGTGAACATCGCGATCCCCGGCACCGACGACGGTTCCGGAGCGCCGGTGAACCGCTCGTATTCGTTCGCCAACGAACCGCACGAGGATCGGCTGATCTTCCTGATCAAGCTCACTCCGGGCGGAGCGATGTCGACCTACCTGACCGAACGAGCGGTACGCGGTGAGGAGGTCACCTTCACGGGCCCGCACGGCTCGTTCTTCCTGCGGGAGGCCACGCGTCCGATCCTGTTGCTGGCCGGCGGAACCGGACTGGCCCCGATCCTGTCGATGCTGCGAAAGTTGCACGCCGACAAGAGCCCTCGCAGGGCCCACCTGATCTACGGCGTCTCCTCCGACACCGATCTGGTGGCGATAGACGAGATCGAGTACCTCGCCGACCAGCTGCCCGGATTCACCTGGGACCACTGTGTCTCCGATCCGGCGAGCACCGCGGTCAACAAGGGCTACGTGACGAGCCTGATCGAACCGGCGCACCTCTACGACGGCGATGTCGCGATCTACCTGTGCGGCCCGCCGCCGATGGTGGAGGCCGTGCGCAAGCACGTCGCGGAAGCCGGCATCGAGCCCACCGGTTTCTACTACGAGAAGTTCGCTCTGGCCGCGCAACCCCCGGCGGCCCGGGCCGAGGCCGGCAGCGTCGAGAACACCGAGGTCCTCAGCGAAGAGGCCATCGCCGAGGACACCTCCGCGACAGACATCTCCGCCCAGCACACCTCCGGCCAGGCCGCCTCGGTCGTCGTATCGCCCGGGTCGACCCCTGCCGACGCCGACGAGCCCGTCCTCATGGCTGCCGACGCCCGTGCGATCGCCGGCCAGACGGTCTTTCCGCCCGCCGACCTCGGCGTGTGGTCGGGTACGCGGACCGCCGCGGCAGAGGACGATTCACTGGTGCGGATCGCCGGGCAACGCCTGTGGCGCGGTGACATCGGCGAACGGGATCTCGACCCCGACGCCGGTGCTCTCCAGCCCACGGCGTCGCAACCGTCGGGGCCGGCGCGCTCGATCGCCGGTCAGGAGATCTTCGCTGCGGCGGACATCGCCCAGCTCCACAACCCTGCCCCGGTTGCCGTCGCGGCCGCACACGGTGAGGTCACAGGCGGGGAGGTCGCAGACGGGGAGGCTGCCCCCACCGTCGTCGGGTCGCAGGGCTACCAGATCGGCGAGGAGCATCCCGCGATCCACGAATCCGATGCACTCTTCGAGGCCCGTGCCGCTCTCGAACTCGGCGCTCTGGAACTGACTTTCGGCCGGCTGTCCAGTCAGCAGCTCACCGGTTACCGGTTGCTCGCCGACGCCACGGTCCCCTACGTGGACGGAGATCGGTTCGTCGACGCGGCCCAGTACACCGAGACCAACGCCGCATTCCACGACTATCTGTTCACCCTCACCGGCAACGACCACCTCCTCGAGGCGTACAAGGCCCTGGGTGTGAAGGGCCGGATGAGCGAGGTGTTGCGGAACGCCACGTGGTGCCACCCCCTGTGCGCGCAGGATCACCTCGACATCGTGTCGGCCTTCGAGAGTGGCGACCACGACGCGGCACGCGCCCTGATCTCCGCCCACGCCGACCGGTCCAAGCAGACGATGCGTCGGGCGATGGCCGACGAGATGGCTGCGCGCCGTCCGCGTTTCGTCACCCCGGGACGTTTCGCCGGTAAGGTCGTCGTGATCACCGGTGCCGCACAGGGTATCGGCGAGCACGCGGCGCGCCGGATCAGTGCGGAGGGCGGCAAGGTCGTTCTCGCCGACCGGTCCGAGCTCGTCGACGAGGTTGCCCGCGATCTCGAGTTGTCCGGTCCGGGTGCGGTGTCGGCCATCGCCGACCTCGAGACCTATGACGGCGCCGAGTCCGTCGTCCGCCGTGCGGTCGCGTCGTACGGTCGTGTGGATGTCCTGATCAACAACGTGGGCGGCGCGATCAACTTCAAACCGTTCACCGAGTTCTCCGCGGAGCAGATCCGCGCCGAGATCGACCGCTCGCTGATGACCACCTTGTACGCGTGCCGGGCGGTGTTGCCGTCGATGACCCGCAACGGCGGCGGGGTGATCGTCAACGTGTCCTCCGCCGCCACCCGCGGCATCCACCGCGTGCCGTATTCGGCGGCGAAGGGGGCCGTCAACGCGATGACCGCCTCTTTGGCCATGGAGTATGCCGACGACGGCATCCGGGTGGTTGCCACCGCACCGGGCGGAACCGAGGCACCACCACGCCGGATATCCCGCGGCACTCCCGAGCCGCGCAACGAGACCGAGGCGCAGTGGTTCCAGGCGCACATCGACCAGACGGTGTCGTCGTCGCTGATGAACCGGTACGGCACGCTCGACGAGCAGGCCGCCGCCATCTGCTTCCTCGCTTCGGATGAGGCGTCGTACATCACCGGAAGTGTGCTGCCGGTAGCCGGAGGCGATCAGGGTTAGACAGCCGGAGGCGATCAGGGTTGGACAGCCGGAGGCGATCAGGGTTGGACAGCCGGAGGCGATCAGGGTTGGACAGCCGGAGGCGATCAGGGCTGAGCGGACCTGGCCCTAGTATGGAGCGATGATGGTCACCGCCGCGTGTGTCGGCCGCGACCGCGAGATCGAGGTGTTGTTCTCGCGGCTGCGGTCGGTGGCGAGTGCGGAGTTCCTCGCCGTCACCGGGGATCCGGGCAGCGGAAAGTCCACGCTGCTCGACCATCTGGTCCGGCGGCGGCTGGCGTCGGCGGAGTCCGGCCCGACGCTGTGGGCGCGGGTGACACCGTGGCAGGCCGAGGTTTCCGGCTCACTGGTCCGGCAACTCGTCCAGCACGTCGGAGACGCCCGCGAATCGTCCACCGAGGATGACGATCTGGTCGGCATGCTCGACGCCGCGGTGCGATGTGACACGGATGCAACGACACTCGTGGCGATCGACGACGCCGACCTGGCCGATGAGGAGTCGATCCGGGCGCTGGTCACCCTGACGCGGGACCATCGCGCGAGGCGTCTGCTGATCGTCGTGACGACGACGCGCCCCGGCGCGGGGCTCGCCGGACTGACGTTCGACGAGCTGCGACTCGCGGGCGTCGGCCCGGAAGGTACCGCCGACATCGCCGCGCAACGCGGCATCGTGCTCCACCCCGCCATGCGACAGGAACTGACGCGCCACACCGCGGGCAACCCGCGCGACATCGTGGCACTTCTCGACGAGGTTCCCGCGAGCACCTGGGCGCGCAGCGGCACGCAGCTCCCGGCTCCGCGATACATCGTCGAGAACGTACGAATGTCGCTGCCGGAGAGCAGAACCCCGGACCGCGCGCTCATCGAGGCCCTGGCCATCCTCGACGATGCCGAACCATTGTCCACCGCAGTCGAACTCGCCGGCATCGACGATCCGCTGGATGCGCTCGACGCGGCCCGGCGCACCGGTCTGGTGACCGCCGAAGGCGCGCTGACACCTGCCGAGGCACAGCCGCGGATCGTCACCCCGATGGTGCGTGCCGCAGTCCTGGAGGTCTTGGGGATGAAGGCCGTGGGTGAGGCGCATCGGCGTGCCGCGGAGGTGGTCGCCGACCCCGCGCGCCGCCTGCACCATCGTGTCGCCGCGACCCCCACCGCAGACGCCGACCTCGCCGACGCACTCGCGGAGCTGGCCCGTACCCGTGGCGCCGATGGCGCGTGGGCGGAGGCAGCGGGACTCTACCGCCAGTCCGGCAGGCTCACGCCGGAACCGCTGCAGCGTGACACGCGGGTGACCCTCGCGGTGGATTCGCTTCTGGCCGCGGGCGATTGTGTCGGCGCGGGGGCTCTGGTCCCGACCGTGGAGAGCCTGCGGGAGACCCCACTGCGAAATGCCACGCTGGCCTACCTCGCCATCCTGCGCGGACGGTCGGCGGAGGCGCAGCTGCGCCTCGACCGCGCGTGGGGAATCGTGAGCGTCGAACGTGAACCAGAGGTCGCCGCCCTCATCGCCCAACGTCATGTGTTGCACAACCTGGTCCGATGCCAGGGCGCCGAGCTGGTCACGTGGGCCGACCGCGCCATGGACATGGCCGAATCCGGGTCGGCGGCGCGCGTGGAGGCCGCGGTCATCCGCGGGCTCGGCCTGGCGTGGTCGGGTCATCCGGATGCGGCCCGCGCCGAATACGAGTCCGTGTCCGAGCGGATCAGGTTCGGCGCGCAGGCCCAGCGGGCCATCATGGGACGCGGGTGGTTACAGCTCGGGCTCGACGAGATCGACGCCGCACGAACCAATCTGGAGTCCGCGGTGTCGATGGCGCAACTCGGCGGGTCCACCCGGATCTCGTTGTGGGCGCTGGCCTGGCTGGCGAGGGTGCAGTTCCTCACCGGCGACTGGGACGAGGCGATGCGCAGCGTCGACGAAGGCCGGCGGCTGGCACGCAGCAGCGGCATCGCCCTGGCCACGCCGCTGTTGAATTGGACTGCGAGCCAGATCTTTTCACTTCGGGGAGACTGGGAGGACGCGCACCGCAGCGTGGCGCAGAGCACCACGTCGATCGGCGATTACGAGATCATGCGCATCCCCGAACTACTCGCACGAGCCCAACTCGCCGAGGCCGGAGCCGATTACGGCAAGGTGCGACGAATCCTCGGGCCGCTGGAGAAGATGGCCGAAACCGTTCCCGCGCTGTCCGAACCCGGTTTGTGGCCGTGGGTCGATGCACTCGCGAATGCGCAGGTCATCGAAGGTCAGTACGACGCCGCGGACAGATTGCTCCGCACCTACGAGGAGCGGGCGGCCGAACGCGGGCACCGGTCGTCGGCTGCCCGGCTGAAGAGTGCACGCGGGCGCCACCTGGGTGCGACCGGCGACATTCACGGCGCGCGAAGGACTTTCGAAGAAGGCATCGAGCTGCTGGACGGCCTCGGGATGCGGTACGACCAGGCGCGCGTCAATTTCGCGTACGGTCAGACGTTGCGCCGCGCAGGCAAACGCCGTGCCGCCGATGCCGTG
It contains:
- a CDS encoding sulfurtransferase, with the translated sequence MRDVLISPLDLAEMLLGTPPVVLDVRWQLGDFDGRAAYREGHIPGAVYVDLDTELAAPPSGPVGGRHPLPAPADLQEAARRWGINDGVPVVVYDDSGNLAAARAWWLLRWAGVADVRLLDGGLAAWRGEGLRTTTGDGGTPRAGRVTLTPDRLPVATIDDVASGPAHLLDARATERYRGDVEPVDPRAGHIPGAVSAPTADNIDATGRFRTADDLRRRFAGLGVDAEAGDVVVYCGSGINAAHQIAALAIAGIDATLFPGSFSQWSSDPDRPVAAGDQP
- a CDS encoding metallophosphoesterase; its protein translation is MALFPAVVFGLLTFWLHRRLVRATALARPWSIVVDIVLVGMWALALIGFASGRALDPSWARPVGTIGLIWLATFFYLFLGLAIIGLISFGAHLIRWARRRLGGVQDTPQLAGRRLRRIRIATSTVVVVALAVTGYGVWEASRPQVVEVSATLDDLPEQFDGLRIAVVSDLHVGPARDASFTRGVVDKINEQHPDLVVLVGDLTDGTIPHVRDTLAPLADLKAPLGVFGVSGNHEYYADDGGRWLDVWEEYGVRTLRNSRVPLERNGATIELAGVYDATAPEPYEPDLPAALAGSSPDDFVLLLAHQPKQAVEASDLGVDLQFSGHTHGGQLWPIRYLVPLQQPSVIGLDEVGDTTLYTTRGAGAWGPPVRVLAPPEITILTLGSAG
- the catC gene encoding muconolactone Delta-isomerase, producing the protein MLFHVRMDVNIPDDLDPDVRADTVAREKAYSQDLQRSGKWPHIWRIVGEYSNYSIFDVESNDELHTVLSGLPLFPYMDIKVTPLATHPSDVNA
- the catA gene encoding catechol 1,2-dioxygenase, with product MTTTEHTDQVATAAASGASATERFHADKSPFEAVKNTPPERVATLINEVLEGVHATIRKHKVTYDEYNALKAWLINVGEDGEWPLFLDVWVEHVVEDVATEHREGNKGSIEGPYYVPNAPEQGSKGAVPMRENEKGDPLLWSGQVRSCDGTPLAGAKVELWHADDDGFYSQFAPGIPEWNLRATFTADDEGRFEITTIRPAPYMIPTDGSCGKMISAAGWHPWRPAHLHLKVSAPGHEQLTAQLYFPGDAHNDDDVASAVKPELILDPKEDGKGGFTVDYDFVLDPAK
- a CDS encoding mandelate racemase/muconate lactonizing enzyme family protein; the protein is MKITRVEAIPFAIPYVKPLKFASGEVYEANHVLVRVHTDAGVVGVAEAPPRPFTYGETQDGILAVINTIFAPAIVGLTLLEREVVAARLAKTVGNPAAKSAVDMAIWDALGKVLGLPVGDMLGGFTDRMRVSHMLGFAEPAAMVAEAEKMVETYGIHTFKVKVGRHPVTLDTAVVRALRERFGDEVELYVDGNRGWTAAESLRAMREMADLDLLFAEELCDAADVLGRRWLVEQLDVPFIADESVPTPADVTREILGRSATAISIKTARTGFTTSRRTHHLAEGLGVPVVMGNQIDGQVGTACALAFGSAFELTSRYAGELSNFLDMSDDLLTESLQIRDGHLHRSTAPGIGFEIDPDKLERYRTDS
- a CDS encoding LysR family transcriptional regulator: MELRHLRYFAAVADTCHFGQAAASLHVAQPALSYAIRQLESELDVTLFTRTTRQVSLTPAGEYLRVQAERILAGVDDAVDGVRRIAAGRSGLVRLGLTGIAAFSHLPRIARVVKRELPDVDLRISSDMLTPVQCEAIRTGTLDLGVLRPPTVGEDIEMRVIDVEPMVLAVSVDHRLAVEPVVSVTDLRNEPFVMYDSRDSAVNEAAMRACRAAGFVPDRAHEASGTAVLLALVAAGLGVSVLPASVRSLPLDGLVVRDLVDADTVEVALAWRAGGADPVIGAVADVIAAAFAIHPGTVRPGTVHPAQARPIDAALSAKFGDGS
- the benA gene encoding benzoate 1,2-dioxygenase large subunit; protein product: MTASVTEHLHHVNSVLGDAVVDDKESGVYRANRRIFTDEDIFELEMKHIFEGNWIYLAHESQLPDPGDYFTTYIGRQPVVITRDKSGELHCLINACAHRGAMVCRRKTDNRMTLTCPFHGWTFRNDGTLLKVKDPDGAGYPDTFDVDGSHNMTKVARFDSYRGFLFGSLNDDVTSLEDHLGDTRIVIDMLVDQSPDGLEVLRGASTYTYDGNWKVQAENGADGYHVTATHWNYAATTSRRGTGESKNDTKALDAGGWGKSGGGYWSYPNGHLCLWTWAANPQDRPLWDKMDELKDKFGDAKGEFMVKGSRNLCLYPNVYLMDQFSTQIRHFRPIAPDKTEVTIYCIAPKGESDSARAHRIRQYEDFFNASGMATPDDLEEFRSCQLTFRAQAAPWNDMSRGAQHWLTGPDDVAKTLGMTGVISAGVKNEDEGLYPVQHGYWLETMRAAAAAEEAAIADRH
- the benB gene encoding benzoate 1,2-dioxygenase small subunit, yielding MTTADTNPTTDAHATAAGTESGAGGKLITQNMIEQFLYREARYLDDREFEKWLECYADDVVYWMPSWDDADRLTEDPQREISLIYYGNKGGLEDRVFRIRTERSSATSLPEARTSHNISNVEVIERRGDLVDVRFNWHTMYFRYNTIDPYYGTSFYTIDFSGAQPLIRRKTIVLKNDYIHHVVDVYHF